One Aphelocoma coerulescens isolate FSJ_1873_10779 chromosome 22, UR_Acoe_1.0, whole genome shotgun sequence genomic window, AGGATAGTTTGGCAAGGGAATTACACAGATCTGGAGGCTTGGCAGAattgaaaaaaaggcaagaaaaacacaagaaCTCCAAGCCCAAGCTACATCCACTACACAAAACATATTGGCCATAAAAGCAAGAAATTCCCATCTGCTTCtaaaaaacctaagcagcacaaaataaaatctattttgctAGAGTTCTGCTTACCATAAAAAACCCTGATTAATTTAATCATGACACTTAAACTTCAGGCATATTAGAAAACTTGTACTGTCTGAAATGTCAGGGGAGGCTGATGCAGCAGCTCCACCCCAGTCACTGtgctggaaagcacaggaggCACCTGCTACATCACAGGTacttttggaaataaataaaacacagcaCTTTAGGTTGTGACAGATTGTAAAGCACTGTACCTAAAAGCCCCATAACATAAACATGTACTGAAGCTGAAGCAAGCACCACATTTGAAGCTTCTTTCCATCCTGTTCCTTCCACCCACTTGCTGCAGTTCCCTGGGAGCGGCCAGGAGCACTTACTTGCACTGAAGCATCTCCCATGATGAATTTTGCCCCTTCAATAACAGCTAAGTAGGAGAACCGGAGCTGATCTGCAGTCTGGATGAGCCCCATCCTGTACTTCCTCATTTCCAGGAGAACCTGCTTAACGTCCACGGAAGAAGGGTCTTTCCGTTTGTCCATCTGCAGATAAAAACGTGAAACATGTTTTCTGCTCTGATGAGGTTCACTACAATGACTCACTTTGTGGTAAGGCCTTCACACCACCCTCCACATTACAGAACGAATGAACTCACATATAATTGGTATCAACGGCTCTTTACTGGGTCTCCAAAAACACACAGGGGAAAACACTGGGCctcaaaaatgctgctttccctgAAAGCAAAGCCTGTCTTTGCGAATCAGTCTGAAAACTGGAGACTTTTCTTCCCCTAACTCAAAATGGCCACTTAGGAATGAGACCTGCCTTGGAATACACTCCCAAAACAGCAGAGTAAAACAACAGGAAATCACAGGgaacccctccagcccctgctccagctcctttaaGGCTGCACCAAAGCTCCCCTGAAGGTGCCTGTGCAGGAGAGGTGGCCCTGCAGGTGGCCCTTACCAGCAGCAGACAGGTGTCCACCAGGCAGAAGGTGCCCGACCTCCCGATGCCAGCGCTGCAGTGCACCGCGACcgggccgtgcccggggctcGGCGAGCCCGACTCCCGCACCTTGAACGGGAAATTCAGGAACGAGGCCGGCGactctgggaccccaaagtcGGGCCAGGTGGTGTAGTGAAAGTGCAGAATCTCCCGAGTTTCCTGGGTCTGCAAAAACAGGGTTTGGGAACAGTTTTAGTTTGGATACACCAGTCAGAAGGACTGACTTAAATTCCAAGGACAAAGTTTCAGGGAGTCTCAGGGAGTTTTTATAGCTGCACAGCCAAGAAACTAATTACAAGTAATTGTCTCTTGTTGTGAAGGTCTCCACTGGGACCAAAGGGAATTGGGTAAGTAAATTTACTTATTTACAATTCAGTTATTTCAGTGCAGCTCAGAAGCCTGTGTCACTCTGGGTATGGCTGAGACATGAAACCGCCTGGAGTGTCCCCAGGTACGTCTCAGAAATATCCAAGAGTTTCATTTCCATGACATCTCATGCAGAATCATCAAATCCAGACCAATTCGTGACCCCCAATTTCAAGCCAATCTCCTGGCCCGGCTGCGGCGCGATTCATCTGGTGCCCCGagatgggaccctctctgcccggctgcCGGATCCAGGGGTAAGCGGACCTCCCGGTCgcgaccctgaattttcagggggagctcGGCTGTCCTTTGGCTCGCGGCGGGGGCGgacaaggaccatctgcaccaaattaaggtatttgctattccttttaaacacagaaatacctgcaggtccagggttcgagtccctgagggtgggttgaaagtcccgaagaagactgggtctcccaaaattagtcctgggcaagaaaaaaaagtacttttaaggggttggaccccgaCTTTcaaaggggttggaccccactgGGAAAGGTACCTTTAAGGGGCTGGACCCCACTGGCGTGTGCTATTGtactgctatttttgttttgtctgtcgctattctgctgctgtgtgagtgagagtggatGAGACGTGCTGTCAAAGTACAAAGCGAGTGAGAGGCTCTATCTGCGGTTCCGTACCCCGGCGACGGGCTCGACCGGAGGAAAGCGAAGCGTTTGGCAAAGAGCGAATGAGCATAAATCACATAAACTGTCGGTTTGGAATTCAACCTTACTGTCCAAAGGGGGTggattttagaggagaaagattttagctattgaattgaaaacatGCAGACCCCCAACGCCTTTCTGATATAGctccatctgatttcccttttgaaatcccGTGTTAAGTGTGAGAAAACGGTTCTAAAGCTTGtctttgtgtgcatgtattaattgtgagagaaagtggtattgtatttctactagatggagtgggtggtgtccaagctgccagaggagagagcttggtatcagactagaaagagcaggaataaagaacttgccagaaaaggaaagtgcagataatgttaaaggggagagtggcagagaatagtgagaaatttgagaggagctggttagaaaagtacagcaagcgtatggaagaagagatgaggaaaaggcaaaagcaatggcaaaggtgatggcagaggtTGTAAGAATTGTGGACATTGTGGTTAATAGGTTTGGGTGTTtagttcccttttctgcttggtgtTTTGTGCGGAGCTGCGAGGCTCCTGTTATGtggtgcttgtgcagagctgaaaggctcctgtttggaggggacccgtgcccctgtgccttttgtgttttgttgtgaaaagccaaaattggcaGGTTTCGGTTCTGAGGTGAATCCGGAGCTCCTATCTTGTGGggaaccctcccctgccaccggtctgtggtttattgtggagaactagaattggcagattctaatcctgcggccaattctgcagctgctgccttgtggggatggtgttgtccctgtgcaggcccaggtatttgtcatgcagcctcATCTGCGGGGGCTGTAAAGAAACCTATGGGGAGAATGTTTTGCTGTCCTTCCTTGGTTAATTTGTTAGTCACCTCTCTACTCCTGGGGTggacttggtaaaaaaaaaaaatattgagataAGGAACAATTGGTTACTAAAAGATGATTGATTACTAAAAATGTGAttggttattttaaaaaaaaaaaaaggcgactcaaatgcctgattcacagactgcaactcttgcaaaacttttaaaagcagtctcgCTCCCTCCGCTGAAGAATCAATTGGAAGAAACCCCACCgaaaacctgtgggagacaacaaaagtggtgcgacaagcacttcatagaataaaaactaaaactccgcttgaataagttaatgcaattaaactcttgtttcactcagacatatttttttgggggaagtttgtttcttttctcttttctaggaatgtcaaatgtcccgacatcaaagataaagcaagcagtttgagagcaaggaaactgcaagcagcaaaatcacacctaaatgtgataaccGTTGCTTCgctgtcactttgtgttagccctataaagttttacttcttttttaataatcggtctagtgggccaaattttcacttttcttttataggaatctaccaacacatgagatggagctgtgtgaaaaccaatgaaattgaaagtgtcaccataattgcttgcattgtcggttggttaatgtttgtaatttgtttgtgttttcattgcaagtgacaGATCAAATAGTAGTTAAagcattctacatattcttgagtttaatttttgtctaacttgttttgtctttttactgaaaaatggtgtggcTCAGGTCTTATGGATGTATAATTTGTTTCAACCAATATGatcctgagagttggtataagaatttatacatatttgaaatcctacaaatatgGACTAACCCTCCCGGTTCTGCCTCAGaaagcttcaaaattattataatctggctaaattttttggattttctaattagtgaattaaagaatcgtgacaaaacacaagcaaatgctacatgagaaatgattgaatcccccttcctaaaccaggagggatacagaaaagccttctaccagctctcaaactaaagtgctgttcaatctcatgccatatgtcttaagaggatgttttaacttttcctcacccctcctatttatagcacattctgcaatgtcagttgtaggtgcagaatgggatgaaggcaatttattcacaaaagaaaaaaggctacttgaggtaaaaagaaaaaaaacccttaagtttgaaagagaattcatttcatttttaatcccaccaaaaataaagccacagtttgtagtttgtgtcaAGATGAAATGACAAGGgtgctataatctgtctcctggaaaacagagcatagccctgatgtaaagatatgtttgcatgagaatattttgtatgaaaatgttttgtgtgttagttttgtatcataaaaactaatcctttataatgtatagaattatacagcagagtaagaatattattataacaaaaactgtataaagaagctacaaccaaagaagcctcctgaagatacctgactaggactttaaagtgtaagttaaaccactaagattagataaagggaaaacccATTCTTTGACCAACTcaggcctaggaaaaaaaacaaaacaaaacaaaaacaaccgaccaaacaaacaagactgaga contains:
- the LOC138121796 gene encoding tyrosine-protein phosphatase non-receptor type 1-like isoform X1 → MPRHRMSRAGALPAPGEFLRRSGNLGAGPPTGTDGAAPVRAARSRGLILGDPVFFGTFNPPSGTRTLDLQTQETREILHFHYTTWPDFGVPESPASFLNFPFKVRESGSPSPGHGPVAVHCSAGIGRSGTFCLVDTCLLLMDKRKDPSSVDVKQVLLEMRKYRMGLIQTADQLRFSYLAVIEGAKFIMGDASVQVQRKAEEFSVSSSRRPQVPAKTSPHSAVTPPREERA
- the LOC138121796 gene encoding tyrosine-protein phosphatase non-receptor type 1-like isoform X2 is translated as MPRHRMSRAGALPAPGEFLRRSGNLGAGPPTGTDGAAPVRAARSRGLILGDPVFFGTFNPPSGTRTLDLQETREILHFHYTTWPDFGVPESPASFLNFPFKVRESGSPSPGHGPVAVHCSAGIGRSGTFCLVDTCLLLMDKRKDPSSVDVKQVLLEMRKYRMGLIQTADQLRFSYLAVIEGAKFIMGDASVQVQRKAEEFSVSSSRRPQVPAKTSPHSAVTPPREERA